The window GCCGCAACCGCCGACCGACCTGCCGGCCGATGTCGCCCAGTCGATCGCCACGCAAACCCGGACCATCGTCATTTCGGTCAGCGACCTCCCCAACCAGGCCCTGACCTTTCACGACAGCGGTGCCAGCCTGCGCGAGGACAGCCTGGTGGCCCAGAGCTGGGCGCGCTTCCTCAAGGCCCCCGAGCGGCAGCCCTTCACCTCGGTGCATGTGCCCATGATGGAGGCACTGGTTAAAAGCATGGACCTCGCCGAGAGAGAATTACGCCCCTGGCAGATCCGCCACTTCATCGCCACGGGTGCCTCGAAACGGGCCTGGACAAGTTGGCTGGCGACGCTGAACGACGAGCGCATCACCGGCCTGATCCCCTTCGCGCTCGACTTCCTGGACATGGAAGAAGTGATCGACCACACCTACCGGGTATACGGCCAAAGCTGGCCGGTTGCCTATGGTGACTATCAACGCGAAGGCATCACCCAACAGTTCCATACCGCCAACTTCAAGAAGCTGGAGGCCATCCACGATCCGGCCCGCTACAAGGACAGCGCCTATGCCCACCGACTGTCGATGCGCAAGTACATCGTGAGCGCAAGCGGCGACGACTTCTTCCCCCCGGACAGCCTGAACCTGACCTTCGCACCACCCGGCCCGACCGCCCTGAGAATGATCCCCAACACCGGGCACGGCGGCATCAGGGCATTCGTCGCGCAGTCGCTGGTTCCGGTGGTGAGGCAATGGCAGGAGAACCTGGAAATACCGACCATCAGTGCCCGACTCCAGCGTGGAGCCGGCAAGGATCGATACGTGCTGAATTTCTCCAGGCGTCCCGACAAGCTGCTCTACTGGCAGGCCTGGAATCCGGATGCGAGGGATTTCCGCTACGCCTGCGGCATTCGCTACCAGGCGAGTGCGATCAGGCTGCCAAAGGGACTGAGTGTCGAGGTGCCCATACAGGTGCCCGGGAGTGGCTGGAGCGCCGGCTTCTTCGAAGCGACCTATCCGGGAGGACTGATCAGTACCTCAAGGGTCGAGATCGTTCCCGGAAGCTATCCAGAACGACGGCCGCCGGAACACGGGGCGGCCTGCAGCACCATTGTCGACCCGACGTCCCGCTGATACCGTCCAACGCGATCTAGATCCAGCCGCCCCACTGCAGGACGAAAATGCCGATGTTGGTCGTGACCGCCGCCATCAGCGTGGTGATCACGATGATCGCCGCCGCCAGCTCGTGGTTGCCGTTGGCGGTACGGGCCATGACAAAGCTGGCCGCAGCCGTCGGGCTGCCGAAGTAGAGGAACAGGATACCCAGCTCCGCACCGCGGAAGCCGCAGAGCCAGGCACCGAGCGTCGACAACAGTGGCATGCCGACCATCTTCACCAGGCTGGCGCTCAGCGCCATGTCGCCACTCTTGCGCAACGCCGCCAGGGACAGCGTGCCACCGATGCAGATCAGCGCCAGCGGCAGGGTCATCTGCGCCAGGTAGTTGCCGGACGTCTCCAGCCAGCCGGGCAGGCCGATGTGGAAATAGGCGAAGGGCGCCGCCGCGATCACGCTGATGATCAGCGGGTTGCTCAACACGCTCTTGCAGATGCTCCACGGGTCGGACTTGATCACCGGGCTGTAGACCGCCAGGACGATCGTCGACAGGGTGTTGTAGAACAGGATCACCAGCGCGGCGAGAATCGCCCCGAGGGAGATCCCGTAGTCACCGTACATGCTGGCCGCCAGGGCCAGGCCGATCACCCCGTTGTTGCCGCGAAAGGCGCCCTGCGTGTAGATCCCGCGGTCTTCCCTGGGGCAACGCCAGATCGCCCAGCCCCAGGCGCCGGCGAAGGCGACCAGGGTGGCGACGACGAAATAGCCCAGTACTGCCGGCTTGAGGGCCGAATGCAGGTCGGCATGCAGGATGCCGAGAAACAGCAACGGCGGCATGGTGACGTTGAACACCAGTGCCGAGGCGGTATGGATGAAGTTGTCGTTGATCCAACCGATGCGCTTGAGCGCCACGCCGAGGAACAACATGGCGAAGACCGGCGCGGTGATGGTCAATGTATCGAGAAAGATGGCCAGCATTGCCCTGAGAACCCGTTGCCTGTCGTTAGGAGGCTAATGATACGGCAAAGCCGGCCGTTCTGCCCGAACGGCTCAGGCAAATTGCGCGCGCATCCAGGCCTGGTACTCGGCGACGCCGGCCTCGCCCTCCCGAGGGGCCCAGGCGGCCATCTCGCCCTCGCCCACCGGGCGATAGGGACCGGCCTTGCATTCGAACATCACGGTATCGGGTTCGAGCACGACCAGGCTGTGGAACACGCCAGCCGGCAAGTCCACCGCCGGGCACTCGCCGCCAGCCTGCAACACGCGCCGGGCCAGCACCTGGCCGTCCTCGTCGAACACCAGCAGGCCCAGGCTGCCTCGAAGCACCAGCAGGGTCTCCGCCTTGTCCGCACTCAGGTGCCGATGGGGCGGCACATAGGTGTTCGGCTGCAGGCCGACCGCCATGCGATGGCAGGGCTCTTCCATCTGATGGAAGTTGTGGTGCGTGCGCCCGCGGGGGCTGGCCGCCGCTTTTGCGGCCAGGTCGGCGAACAGCGCGGAATCGAGAAAGCTGGGCGCGGCCATGGCTTACATGCCCTTGACGGCGAAGATACCGGCAGCGTTGCGCCAGTAGCCCTTGTAGTCCATGCCATAGCCGAAGATGTAGCGGTCGATGCAGGGCAGTCCGACGTAGTCGGCCTTGAGGTCCGGACGGGCCTTGCGGTCGTGCTCCTTGTCGATCAGCACGGCGGTGTGGACCTGGCGGGCACCGGCGTGCTTGCAGAAGTCGATGATCGCGCCGAGGGTATGCCCCTCGTCGAGAATGTCGTCGATGATCAGCACGTCACGGTCGATGAACGAGACTTCCGGCTTGGCCTTCCAGAACAGCTCGCCGCCGCTGGTTTCGTTGCGATAGCGGGTGGCGTGCAGGTAGGAGGCTTCCAGCGGGAAGTCGAGATGGGTCAGCAGCTTGCCGGAGAAGATCAGACCGCCGTTCATCACGCAGAACACCACCGGGTTGCGCTCGGCCAGGTCGGCATTGATCTGTGCGCCGACACGGGCGATGGCCGCCTCGACTTCAGCGTTGGTGTACAGGCAGTCGGCTTCGCGCATGACTTGACGGATATGCTCGAGATCAGCGGACATGGCGCTCTCCATAGGGTGCTCAAATAGGACTTGTGCAGGGGGCTGCGCAAGAAAAGCGGGCAAAGGTACGCACCCGCGCAGGCCAGATCAAGCGTTTCTGGACTAACGTACTACGGGTCTATAGGACATAAACCCCGGATAGATTAATCTAGGCCGGTTTTTTTGCCCGCCGTCGGAGCCTTTCCCTATGCCCATCCGTGAGATCCGCCACCCGCTGATCCGTCACAAGCTCGGCCTCATGCGCCGCGCAGACATTAGCACGAAGAACTTCCGTGAGCTTGCCCAGGAAGTCGGAGCGTTGCTGACCTATGAGGCGACCAAGGACCTGCCCCTCGAAACCTACAACATCGATGGCTGGTGCGGCACCGTACAAGTCGAGAAAATCGCCGGTAAGAAAATTACCGTGGTCCCGATCCTGCGTGCCGGCATCGGCATGCTCGAAGGTGTGCTCAGCCTGATCCCGGGCGCCAAGGTCAGCGCCGTGGGCGTGGCCCGCAACGAGGAAACCCTCGAGGCCCATACCTATCTGGAAAAACTGGTGCCGGAAATCGACGAGCGCCTGGCGATGATCATCGACCCGATGCTCGCCACCGGTGGCTCGATGGTCGCCACCATCGACCTGCTGAAGAAAGCCGGCTGCAAGGAGATCTGCGCCATGGTGCTGGTCGCCGCGCCGGAAGGTATCGCCGTGGTCGAGAAGGCTCACCCGGACGTGACCATCTACACCGCCTCCATCGATCAGAAACTGAACGAGCAGGGCTACATCATCCCAGGCCTGGGCGATGCCGGTGACAAGATCTTCGGCACCAAGCAGAAGGACGCCTGAGCATGCGGGATGAGTTCAACGACCCGCTCTGGCGCACGGTACTGTCCGGCGCGCAGATGCTCTTCGTGGCCTTTGGCGCGCTGGTGCTGATGCCGCTGATCACCGGCCTGGACCCGAACGTCGCGCTGTTCACCGCGGGCCTTGGGACTCTGCTGTTCCAGCTGGTCACCGGCCGCCAGGTACCGGTGTTCCTGGCGTCGAGCTTCGCCTTCATCACCCCGATCATTCTCGCCAAGGGCCAGTTCGGCCTGGCCGCGACCATGGGCGGCGTGATGGCGGCGGGTTTCGTCTACACCTTCCTCGGCCTGGCCGTGAAGATCAAGGGCACCGGCTTCATCGACCGGCTGCTGCCGCCGGTGGTGATCGGCCCGGTGGTGATATCCATCGGCCTGGCCATGGCGCCGATTGCCGCGAACATGGCGATGGGCAAGGCCGGTGACGGTAGCGAACTGATTCCCTACCGCACGGCGATGCTGATTTCCATGCCGGCGCTGCTGACCACCCTGATCGTCGCGGTGTTCGGCAAGGGGATCTTCCGCCTGGTACCGATCATCTCGGGCGTCCTGGTGGGGTTTGCCCTGTCGTTCTACTTCGGCGTGGTCGACACCGCGAAGATCGCTGCCGCGCCATGGCTGGCCCTGCCGCACTTCACCGCACCGGAGTTCAACTGGCAGGCCATCCTGTTCATCGTCCCGGTGGCACTGGCCCCGGCGATCGAACACATCGGCGGCGTGATCGCGGTCGGCAGCGTGACCGGCCGCGACTACCTGAAGAAGCCCGGCCTGCATCGCACGCTGCTGGGTGACGGCCTCGCCACCACGGCGGCCGGCCTGTTCGGCGGCCCGCCCAACACCACCTATGCCGAGGTGACGGGCGCGGTGATGCTGACCAAGAACTACAACCCGAAGATCATGACCTGGGCGGCGGTCTTCGCCATTGCCCTGGCTTTCATCGGCAAGTTCGGCGCGCTGCTGCAAAGCATTCCGGTACCGGTAATGGGCGGGATTCTCTGCCTGCTGTTCGGTTCGATCGCGGCGGTGGGCATGAACACCCTGATCCGCCACAAGATCGACCTGGGCGAAGCGCGCAACCTGGTGATCGTCTCGGTCACGCTGGTGTTCGGCATCGGTGGCGTCCTGGTGGGTAGCGGCACCGGCCCCGACGACTTCGGCCTCAAGGGCATCGCCCTGTGCGCTGTCGTCGCGATCGCGCTGAACCTGATCCTGCCGGGCAATGACGGCTGGAAGAAGAACAAGGCCGACGAACCGCTGGTGTAATCGC of the Pseudomonas vanderleydeniana genome contains:
- a CDS encoding hypoxanthine-guanine phosphoribosyltransferase, with the protein product MSADLEHIRQVMREADCLYTNAEVEAAIARVGAQINADLAERNPVVFCVMNGGLIFSGKLLTHLDFPLEASYLHATRYRNETSGGELFWKAKPEVSFIDRDVLIIDDILDEGHTLGAIIDFCKHAGARQVHTAVLIDKEHDRKARPDLKADYVGLPCIDRYIFGYGMDYKGYWRNAAGIFAVKGM
- a CDS encoding WbuC family cupin fold metalloprotein translates to MAAPSFLDSALFADLAAKAAASPRGRTHHNFHQMEEPCHRMAVGLQPNTYVPPHRHLSADKAETLLVLRGSLGLLVFDEDGQVLARRVLQAGGECPAVDLPAGVFHSLVVLEPDTVMFECKAGPYRPVGEGEMAAWAPREGEAGVAEYQAWMRAQFA
- a CDS encoding uracil-xanthine permease family protein — its product is MRDEFNDPLWRTVLSGAQMLFVAFGALVLMPLITGLDPNVALFTAGLGTLLFQLVTGRQVPVFLASSFAFITPIILAKGQFGLAATMGGVMAAGFVYTFLGLAVKIKGTGFIDRLLPPVVIGPVVISIGLAMAPIAANMAMGKAGDGSELIPYRTAMLISMPALLTTLIVAVFGKGIFRLVPIISGVLVGFALSFYFGVVDTAKIAAAPWLALPHFTAPEFNWQAILFIVPVALAPAIEHIGGVIAVGSVTGRDYLKKPGLHRTLLGDGLATTAAGLFGGPPNTTYAEVTGAVMLTKNYNPKIMTWAAVFAIALAFIGKFGALLQSIPVPVMGGILCLLFGSIAAVGMNTLIRHKIDLGEARNLVIVSVTLVFGIGGVLVGSGTGPDDFGLKGIALCAVVAIALNLILPGNDGWKKNKADEPLV
- a CDS encoding AEC family transporter — encoded protein: MLAIFLDTLTITAPVFAMLFLGVALKRIGWINDNFIHTASALVFNVTMPPLLFLGILHADLHSALKPAVLGYFVVATLVAFAGAWGWAIWRCPREDRGIYTQGAFRGNNGVIGLALAASMYGDYGISLGAILAALVILFYNTLSTIVLAVYSPVIKSDPWSICKSVLSNPLIISVIAAAPFAYFHIGLPGWLETSGNYLAQMTLPLALICIGGTLSLAALRKSGDMALSASLVKMVGMPLLSTLGAWLCGFRGAELGILFLYFGSPTAAASFVMARTANGNHELAAAIIVITTLMAAVTTNIGIFVLQWGGWI
- the upp gene encoding uracil phosphoribosyltransferase codes for the protein MPIREIRHPLIRHKLGLMRRADISTKNFRELAQEVGALLTYEATKDLPLETYNIDGWCGTVQVEKIAGKKITVVPILRAGIGMLEGVLSLIPGAKVSAVGVARNEETLEAHTYLEKLVPEIDERLAMIIDPMLATGGSMVATIDLLKKAGCKEICAMVLVAAPEGIAVVEKAHPDVTIYTASIDQKLNEQGYIIPGLGDAGDKIFGTKQKDA
- a CDS encoding PhoPQ-activated protein PqaA family protein produces the protein MRPLMERLALPIMAVLMVGCSTPSIPRLAQDCFEASGRNFSEVLNCYKQAEAANPLSYTDRGSMPFPGGEVRHFILNSQRWSPDDQVVPEQWKHDVRVYIPDNALHETALLVANNGTNNPLPGSEPQPPTDLPADVAQSIATQTRTIVISVSDLPNQALTFHDSGASLREDSLVAQSWARFLKAPERQPFTSVHVPMMEALVKSMDLAERELRPWQIRHFIATGASKRAWTSWLATLNDERITGLIPFALDFLDMEEVIDHTYRVYGQSWPVAYGDYQREGITQQFHTANFKKLEAIHDPARYKDSAYAHRLSMRKYIVSASGDDFFPPDSLNLTFAPPGPTALRMIPNTGHGGIRAFVAQSLVPVVRQWQENLEIPTISARLQRGAGKDRYVLNFSRRPDKLLYWQAWNPDARDFRYACGIRYQASAIRLPKGLSVEVPIQVPGSGWSAGFFEATYPGGLISTSRVEIVPGSYPERRPPEHGAACSTIVDPTSR